CAGAACCCCAAGTGAAGCCTTCTTGGAGGTAGAGTCATGAGGTCTGGACTTTGTAGGATGAGTAGGAGTTCGGTGGAGCCCCTCTGAGAAGATGGGGACTCCAGGCAGAGCTTGCAGCACAAAGGCCTTGAGATGGGAAGTGGCATGAGTTGGGGTAGGCTCGTTTGCCACGAGCTTGCTTCACGCACGTGCACAGTGTcatgtgtgcacacgcacacacagagcaCGTAAACCTCCTAGACTCAGATGTGTGCACTGGCACTGGAGTGTGTGTAAACAGCAGCAGTGACAGTCGTGGTAATTGGTCCCAGTTATGACGTTCACCACTGGCCCACCCCCTtcagtggggaagaggaggcggctTATGCCATGCAGCCCGCCCAAGGACCCGGCTCACAGAGGCCCAACTCCTGACAGGCCCCAGCACTGAAAGGGCGCTCCTTGGCCGCTTACTCAGGGCCTGGTTCCTCTAGCTCCAGGCGCAGTTCTAACGGCCCATGAGCTGGTTCCCCAGCCACTGGCACAGGAGAGGGTGGCGGGACAGAGCCACAGGATAGCTGGGGTTGTGAGGACAGAGCAACGCTTATCCAGACAAAGTCAAGAAGAGACCTGGGGCCCCCAGGTCAGTGAGCTgagtccctgccctcccagagagggcggcgggggggggggtgtctgggGGGGAGGTGGAAGTGCCTCAGGGTTAACCAGGGGCACCAAGTGGGGCCCTCAGGACCCTGGGCTTCTCTCCCAGTATCTCCGCAGGAGACCAGCCCGGGGCCAGTCTACTTCCTGGACCCGAAAGTCACCCGCTTTGGCCGAAGCTGCACCCCTGCCTACTCCATGCAGGGCCGGGGCAAGTCTCGGGGTGAGTATCTGACCTGTACTGCCCCACCAGGATCTGCCCTTTTGGGGTCTTAGCGACTCTTGtgcctctgtcctctcctcccctcccatccccgaGTCTTTAGGACTTCCATGTCTTTGGAGTGACAAAATCCAATGCCTCAGCAGAGGGGCCAAGGGCCCTGAGAGTACCTGAATGGGGGAAGTGGGCCATGGTGATGGTGACCTGTCCACACATGGTACCACGAAGGCAGCTGGGGCTCATCCTCGGCAAAGGGAGCactggggactgtggcaaaccaGCAATCCCCTCCACAGGCTCCAGGCAGTGCCCATTCCCCTAAAGCACCAGATTTAATTACCCGATTCAAGCCTCCCATTTCCACTCACCCTTTCATCTTTTGACCTATCACCCAGGGACCCACCAATTcaatcattcatccattcatccatgtaTCCCCTTACCAAACTACCCTATTCAACACCCAGTCCAGCCATTAATCCATCCAcccatcaatccatccatccacccacccatccacccatccatccacccacccatccattatccatccatccatccatccatccgggATCCATCTATCAATCCATCTACATATTCATGAATCCATCATCTACTCATTCACTCACCACCCATCCTTCTACTCACCCATTCACTCAAACATGTATCAAGCCAACTGCTGGGAGTTGAAGTAGATTTGACATGTCATTGCTTTTTGTGACACCCCAGTCCAGTGGTGGAGTTAGACCCAACTGGGGACCATCCCACCCCAGTGTGGCTATGTCTGGAGAGGGGGACAGACCCACACCAGGGGGATCCTGGGAAGGACTGTGGGGCTCTGCCAAaaggagggtgtggggaaggcagcagagggtggggaCTTTGGGGCCATCTTAAAGGATGAGAAGCAGAAGTTGGGAGGTTGGAATGGGAAACAGGAGGCATGCCTGGCAGGGGGCTGAACTTGGGCAAAGGCTGGAGGcttggaagagaacagagaggggTCGGGGAAGAAGAAACACCTCAGGGCTGCTGCGAGCTCCACGATGCACATGGCCATGGGAGCCGTGCGAGGTCTTCGAGGGGGTAAGGACTCTGCCAATGCCAACTCTCCTGCCCGactctcacaggtctggaggtgACGCCGGGCCCTGGGGCCTACAGCCCAGAGAAGGTGGCTCCTGTGCGCCAGCGGACCCCCCCAGCTTTCACCCTGGGCTCCCGCCTCCGCCCACAGCCCATGGACAACTCAACCCCTGCCCCTAACACCTAcaccctgccttccctctgggGCTCCCAGATCTCCATCAAGCCCAGCAGCCCCAGTTACACGGTGGTGGGCCGCATGCCCGCTGCCCGCCCCCCGCAGGACCCTGCTGAGATGCCAGGCCCTGGCCAGTACGACAGCCCAGACCCCAACATGTACCGCCAGCGCCGGCCCGCTTTCACCATGCTGGGGCGGCCCCGAGCCCCGCGCCCCCCGGAGGAGACGCCCGGCCCGGGCACCCACAGCCCCGAGCAGGTCACTGTGACCAAGGCCAGGGCCCCGGCCTTCACCATGGGCATCCGCCACTCCAAACGGGCCACCACCATGGCCGCCGACACCACAGCCTGATGCCTTCAGGGGACAGGATGCCTGGCTTGCTTCTGGGCTGAGAGCCTCAGTGTTCCATGCTGTGAAGTGCAGTGTGGgcagcccctcctgggcctggctTCAGCTGGGGGACTGGGGACAGTTCTTTTCTGAACTGTCTGAGGTCCTTCTAGGCCACCCGCTTCTCCAGTCCCCGGGGGATGTGACCCCTTGGCCCCGACAGGGTGAGCCTCCTTCCAGCGTCCCAGTTTCTCCTCTCTGGGTCACACCAGGCCAGGCCAGGTGGAAGAAGGGACACTTTGGccttccccagctgctggctggAGATGCAGCTTCCTGTGTCCTAGAACTCAGCATCCGCTCACCAGGGCCTGGGTCCTCAGCGCAGCTTGGGTTTCTGCCAAACTTGGGCTCATCCCAGCTCCTCACGGAAGCACAGCCCTGGTCTCAGCCCCATCCTCTAGCTGCTGGCCAATAAATCTCCACGGCACCGAGAACTGTCACAGCACACACGCTTTGTCTGTTCACGTCACAGGAGAGAACCCTGAATGCAGCTCTCAAGATCCAGACCCCCAACCCTGCAGTCCGTAGGGATCTGGATGGGACCAGAGaaggggcccagggctggaggagaccaGAGGTGGAGCCAGGGCTTTGAGTGGGGAAGCCTGCCAGgtaggcttcctggaagaggggccACTGaagctgggctttgaaggatgtATAGGAATTGGATGTAGTCTAATGCCTGCCATCAGTAGGTGCCTGCTGTGTTCCAGATATTGATAAAGATCGTCGAAGCCTCACAGCAACTCAAGAGGCAGTCAAGTCTatggagggggaaaggagggcTCAGGGAGACTGGACGCCTGTCCGAGGGCACGCCATGAAGGCCAGTGCCCTTCTGATACTGGGATGGAAACCCTGGCCTTTGTTCTGTCACAGGGACAGGAAGGAAACAACTGGAGGATGTCACATAAGGGACCCCTTCGTGTGAAGACACCTTATAAACCCCAAGGCCCAGAAGGGCCCTAACCATGGAGCCTGGGAAAGACAGACTATGCCACAGCTCCTTGGAGGAGATGGCCCCAGGGGCAGCACAGCACATGGGACCCAGAAGGGTCCTGGGTGGCTGTCAGCTCCCTCCTACTGCCCTCTTCCCTAGCCTGGGGGGTGCCAAACGTGGACACACCCCCTTCACCAGACTAGGTGGATACACACCAGGATCCCCTACATACACACATCTGGACACACCAGGACCCCCTACAAACACATCTGGACATGCACCAGGACCTCTACACACACACCTGGACACACACCGggaccccctacacacacacctGGACACACAACAGGACCtctacaaatacacacacacacacacagctgagcCGAAATTCCCTCCTCTTTCACACACGGTCTCATCCGCGCACAATATACACACAACCCAACCCACACACAGTCCCCATGTTTGGAGCCcacaacagagacagagaacacgCACGAGTCCAGATGGGGGCTCCAGACCCCGACAAAAGTCACCCCCCACCGC
The genomic region above belongs to Camelus ferus isolate YT-003-E chromosome 22, BCGSAC_Cfer_1.0, whole genome shotgun sequence and contains:
- the ODF3L2 gene encoding outer dense fiber protein 3-like protein 2, yielding MRTGPVPGPVAQSPHQVWPLPAMGTLSCDPTPRLTAAPAGRRAPECQVPETTGLRRSCRLAAWENGSGPGLYVLPSTIGFVNHDCTRVAGPAYSLSRRPSEVSPQETSPGPVYFLDPKVTRFGRSCTPAYSMQGRGKSRGLEVTPGPGAYSPEKVAPVRQRTPPAFTLGSRLRPQPMDNSTPAPNTYTLPSLWGSQISIKPSSPSYTVVGRMPAARPPQDPAEMPGPGQYDSPDPNMYRQRRPAFTMLGRPRAPRPPEETPGPGTHSPEQVTVTKARAPAFTMGIRHSKRATTMAADTTA